From the Vicia villosa cultivar HV-30 ecotype Madison, WI unplaced genomic scaffold, Vvil1.0 ctg.000334F_1_1_1, whole genome shotgun sequence genome, the window atgtaaaaatttggttgatgcagtaatgaagttggttaatgcaacatccaggtattgaaaataatttttaactgtCATCAAACttagttaatgcagtgtaaaaacttggttaatgcagtaatgaagttggttaatgcacgtccgtacatgaacagtttcgtctttaattttaaaaatataaatataaattattattttattttaaaaaacattgttcaccgtataaatacggtgaacagtattTTGTGTAAATATTGATGTATAATATGtgtgtaagaataacattactttaaaactaattagaataaaaataaatattcttaATATATTACGGCTATAATTTATTTAACGTATAAGAAATCTTTACATCCAATTTGAATAAATCAAATCCAAAATTTGATGCTAGTTGTTTGTTCTAGAGTGAAGATTTATGATGCAAAGAATAATGCGTGAACGGAATAATGCAATGTGCTGAATGTTTGCATTATTTCTTAGGAAAAAGTAATGTCAAAGATAGGACAAATCGTGTGATGTGGTGTGGGGTGTCTCATGACTCATAAATTCATGAATACTATGTGATGTGTATAGTTATTACAGATACAAAATGCTGTATGGTGTATTGTATTGTATGCGGATACTTCGGGAGTGGCCCCACAGTCACATGAAATGGATTGTTGGTTGTGACTTGTGACAATTTGGAATCTAAATTAAGGACTCTATTTTTCATGGTATAGCTCTGTAGTATAGTATTAGTATATATTTTGTTTACAAAGctaacaaagaaaaacaaaaaaagagattAAACTCTCAAGAGAAAAAAAGTGTCTGctgcataaaataaaataatttaaaaaagggAGATTCTACGGTGCATTCGCCCGTTTGACTTCAGTGGTGAAGTCACTGCAATTGACCAATAGAATTAAAGCCCTAATCAACCCTAATTAATTCTAAGTTAATTTAAGCCACATCAGCTCTATGGTAAAAATAACTTTACTGTGGgacccatttttaaaaaaaacttttgattATTGCATATAAGTCCCCATTCATTTAATAATAtcttacaaattaaaattaacttttattagattacaattttttttaaactcatattatcgttcttcttcttcatccttcacCCTTCTCCTAACTTTCCTTCAAAACCCTAAATCCCTAAATTCCAtccatatgttcttcttctgcaaCCTTCTCCCAAATTGGACATACTCCGTAATTCTTCAAATCATATGTTCTTCTATCTTCTTCCACTTTCGATTTTTGTTTACTCTCTCTGCGAACCTGCGAACAGATGAACATGACTTCGACCTCTTCGGCGCCAACGAAATCATATTCTCAAGGTTGGTGAAGACAATGAGATCGATAAATATGGACGAAAGATGAAGCTGCTCAAGGTGAAGGATGGGACACTCCCACCCATTTTTTAACCGTGTTCATGTTTGATGTTGAGCTTTCAGAGTAAATTTGCGTGTAATTCAGATCTGGTTCTTTTTTCAGCAGATCATCTATGGTACAAAGCACAATGATTCCATGTTGTAGCCTCCTTTGACAGGTTCATATCGATCCAATATgtatattttccaattctatgtgATTGTGGATTAGATTTGTATTTATGTAATTAATGAATTCTGAAATGGAATTGAATTATCCAGAAATTGTGTAGTTGTGGATTAGGGATTGTATTTTATCATATGCATGAATTCTGAATTTGCATTTGAATTGAATTTTGAGGTAGTTAAATAAGATTTCACATATCTGATACATATGTTTATCTTATGGTTTGAGGACACATTTAAATGGATATGCTCCTCCATTGGGCTgttgatttttttgttatttgttaCCCTGTTTGATGCAGGTTTTATTAGCCTTATTGGTTTTGTGGTGAGCTTCTGTCTATGATGGTTAAGCATGTTGTGTGTGTCTTGGATGGTTAAGCATGCTGCTTCTGTCATAGATGGTTAAGAATTACGTGGATTCTGACCTATGGTGGTTAAGCATTATGCCCTTTGTTGGCTTTATTGATCTTTGCTTCTGTTAAATAGTTAAGCCTCGAATTATTGCCTTATGGCTTTAATTAGGCGGCAAAGTAATTTTCAACTTCCTGTAATGGAATCGTACAAGACATATTTGTCAATCTGAATGTAAAGAAGAATAAATTATCCATAATATAAACATTATTACAGCATGAGTTAACCATTCAAAACATATATTGATAACCAAAAATATAATTGCCTAAAACTTGCTCTGAAATATTAACTCTTTTCTTGCTTTCAGGGGTTTGTTTCGACTGTAAGACATATGCGCTCATTCGTTCCTGCCATTTATGACATAACAGCGGCTGACCCTAAAAGTACTCCTGCTCCTACAATGCTAAGACTCTTAAATAGGAAACCTTCTGTGGTAAGCTCATTTAATTAAAGTTTCAGTAatacatttattttcataatcctAATCATCTAATTGAAATCCTCTGTATGCCATGACATTAGAAAATGATAAAACAGAAAATGATAAAAAACATTGGAGAAGGCAAAGTATCCGAATCAAACAATGGTGATACAGTTATTGATATTCCACCAGACCTGTTGATTACAGAATTTGAGGACCCAATCGTAGCAATAGTTAATTCTACATATCCGGAATTTACGAGCAATTCTTGCTTCTACATTGGAGGTTGTTGACAAAATATCTAAATCATATTCTTGATTTAATGGCAGGTATACATGATTCaatttttatattcatttgaaCTAACTATTTAAATTCCCAATACAGGAGACGTGCGTGATTATTTCAGTGCAAATTCTATTGATAAGTCGGAATTCCACGATGTAACATTGGTTGACATCCTCACCCCAGAATTTCTCAGTTCACTGCAAACATCAGGATTACCTAACCATCATATAAAACTAAAGGTTGGGACACCAATTATGGTCATGAGAAACATCAACCAGTATGAAGGCTTATGTAATGGAACAAGGTTGATAATAACAAAGTTGGGTGGTGTGATTTAAACTATGTGATTTTTATTCTGGTGGTAAAATTACTCTTGGTTGGGTGGAGATAGAAGTTGAGTGCTGAGCCTTTGTTGCCTTTTATATGTACCAGTATGTAAACTTGTAACAGGATCATGGCATGTCTTATGCtgtgttattattaatatatttctttAGCCTTTACAATAAAAAAAAGTTCATGATGAACATGCAAAGTTCAAATCAATAACTACAAATGTAGTTGACAAGGAAATCTTCACCAATATAAATGTAGTCTGATATTAATGAAAATAATTTCAGCCACAAacactttatttgaaaaatattatgttgatttCTTTTATACTTTTAAACCAATCCTTAAATGTTTACTTATAACTGACCATTCAAAACATAACACCCAACTACAATGACTATTGTGAATCAAACCTCAAAATAACAACACTGACATACTTAATaccataatttaaaacaaaagcatcatataacataaaaacatttatattacacaaaataacataaaaacaaaaacactcaTTGTCAAGAGAAACTGTTTTCAACATGTTCACACACACAAATACAACTGATATTTTGATATACATTCATGTCTTTGACTTAAATAAAAACACAATCATCAAGCTCTTGATCTGTTGACGACTGACACAGCAACCAATTGTGTTCCAGATGTAATAGCCGGGCTTGGTTTGTCACACATTACAAATCTAAGACGATCACCATCCTGAATGCGGCATTCCTTCACAAAATCAGACCACCCATCGTAAATGAACCTCTCAACAAAATTCTTTCTCTTAGCATAATGGAGTTCACATTTGAAGACCTTTTTCAAATCTGAATCCCTGAACAAAACACGCGTATAATGCTTGTCCAAGCAACCGCGGATAACTTTTTGCGGGAATTGCTGCACATAAACATAAAACGCCACAAACTATAATTACAACtgtcaaaataaaaacaacaaaaatatccaACATTCAATgcgtatatttttataattaagctAAATAACTTAATATACTTACAAGAACATTTCTCCCAGCTACCTTAGCACATTCTATAACCTTACACCACGAAAAATACCTGTGTCCATCAACATCCTTCGTTTGAACGGGTTCTACAATCCTGCaactctttctctttttattcacGCGTTCTGACGACCTCATTTCAAATCCAGCTCTTGCACCCAAACTGACACCAACTCCCCCATCAATCGTTGGTTCTCCCGCTGCACCTTTGCCCTTCGTTTTACTATATATTCGATCACTTCTTCTACGCCCTACTTGAACCACACCCTTCACATAACCTTCCTTCAACACTGCTTTACCTTTCCGATCACTCTTAGTTTCATCACCGATCATCATTTCAGACCGACATCCACTACTTTCCCCGGTGACAACGACCTCCCGCACAACATTCTTCCCTGCACGACTTTTCTGCCATAGATCCTTAACCTTCCGGTTTTCTGACAAGCTGTTGACCAACATCTCCCTATTCAACCTATCCCATGTTGATTCAACCTCCATCTTAGAAGTGTTCCTGCCAAAAGAAAACCCTTTTACTGGAAAATACCACATTTTATCAAAATTCTACAAACTATAAAAGCAACATACAAAAACAAACTACACACACATTCGCCTCAAATAATGATTCAatgaacataaaacaaaaacttttaaaaaaaaaacaaatcacaaacataTAACATGTTGGTGCAACCTCCATCTTCGATAAGTTGATGATAACATAAACCAATTTTAATCACCAATACATGATttgatcaaaatattacaaaCTATAAAAAATAACATGCAAAAACTATAACACACACAATCGACTCTAAAACTAATTCAGTAAACTAAAGACTCATCTGAACCTGAGTCAGCCTTTCAAACAGCCCATCATAAGACTCATCTGAGCTATAATCACTGCAAAGTACTATTCAACATTACATACTGTCTTTAGAAAACATATTACTACATGAACTTAAAAATCATACTTACGCATTTTCCAATTTGTTTGCAGTTCCATCAATACCATCTACCCCGACACCAGCAATACTTGACTCCCCAACTAAAGACTTTGAACAACTGCAAACACAAGAACAATATATATCAGAAAAACATCCCAAAATACAAAACTAACAATATTAAAATACCATTTCTGTAAAACATCTGTCACACAACAATGTCTTTTATACTCAAACACAATAAATTAAATGTTTACCCTTTTACACATTCTGATACCAAGTCTTCACACTGATCAGGAATGACAGATGTATCAACCCTAACTATTTCAGGGACAGTAACAGATACTTCTTGCTTCACAATCACTTCATCATCCCAACCATCCTTCAAACTCTCCAAACACAAAGGATCAACATCatgacaaaaatcttcaaatgatGTCAATTTAAGCTTCTTGCCGGTACTTTCCTCATATTCCTCCGCAGCTTCAAGATACTCAAAGTAAAGTTCTTTGATCTTTGCATCAAACGGGAAGACAGGATTCTTCGATCGGCACCTACACGTATTCAGAACACTTAGATGACTGTCGATTAATAACATTATCCtacaaacaacaaaaacaagCATGCATCTAACCCAGACAATAAAACCCAGAAATCGGTACCCACATAATAACATGCAGGACGAAATATAATGCCCATACACAAAATATGAACCTACAAAACTGAACATGAACAAAAACGTCGGTGTTTACCTGTCATCTTCAACTTTCCGGTTGAGGCTTGACATTTTCGACTAAGATGGCGAAAGGTTCGTTTCGTactaaagaaaaaaggaaaaaaatagaaaCCTTGCTTTTCCCAAGGGATCCGAATGGTACTACCTCTTTGTAAAAACTCTTTCCAAACTGTTAGGATTTCTTAAATTTATTATTCCAACAATAACTAATACACACGTGAATTAatctattgattttttttatgtatctgttaaataatataataataataataataataataacaataataataataataataataataataataataataataataataatagttcaaCCATAAATACACACAATACACAAAATTATAATAACCAGTattcattattaaatatttaaaaaatagccctattacaattttataataaatttttttaattcataaatattaatgtttattataaaaaattgattataatatcaaattatttaattaatcaactatttggatttttattttgaaagcaaaataataataattcataatatatttcATAGACACTAAAATACCGATATTCGTCAAACTTCGTGCAAAGTTATAATTAAGAGATTACAATCTATAATTAAGAGAATAAATGATATGCTTCCTTGATTCTTAGTTATGGTCTTTCTTGGTTGGTGTCATCATTCTTTCTTCAACGCCAACTAAATTCTCTGAGTAAATTCTTCAAAGGAGCTGTCATTTGCATTTTCAATTTCATTGTTGTCCCCACGTACATCCCTAAAACTGtacttgattcaaatcaagttCATGTAATATCATAATTCAGACCAACATGTATATCCAGAGAATAATTTAAAGGAAACAATATTGTTTCAAAATGTGTTTGCaaacatatattataatattaaccGGCAATGTTTCCAAAGTATCATTGTTTTCAACCCATAATTTAAAGCATCACCgcaaacaaaaaaggaaaaaacagCCAATTTAGTTTCTTCTACGCTTTTCCACGGTCAAATACACATAAGGCGAAAAGCGCAGCATGCTCCAAATTAAAGTATCGCCATTACAAAGTTTGATACTCTTGGCTAATTCGTACCAGCCCTGAGCCATGTACCTTTCATACGTGTTTGGGACTCCCTTCCTTGACGCCTTATGAAGGCTGCAATTGAACACCTCTCGAGTCTCCACGTCTACAACTTTAATTTCATCCTGATATACCCGAAGACATTTCTTAGCTATTTCCCTTGGAAAATGCTGCATAAATACACAAGTATTTCAGTATACCATTTCATAAGGTTTTTCTATGAAAAGAATACGAATCACATACAAAATTATGATCTTACCATAACATTTTTTGAACTCTTTTTTCCGTTTGTAATGCGATTCTTCCAGGTGAATTTCTTTGCCCCATTCGACATCTCCCATGTAATTTCAGCCGACtgctttcctttccctttctttggCTGCTTTCCTTTTCTCAAGACAGGATTCTTAACTGGTCCACGTGAAGAACCTGCTCCTCCGAACTCTTTTCGCTTTTCTTTAATTCCTACACCTGTTTCCTTAACACTCTTTTTCTTTGAAACCCGCCTTGGCTCCACATCGACACTCTCAATAGGTTGGTCCTCAGCCATCGCTTCAATCGGTTCCTCCTTTACATCATGAATCACAACATTGACATTGTTTGACGGTCGAGGAACTGGCGTGCCGGATGTCGTAGCAATTTGACCAACCCGATCTTTCTTCCCATGTTCTTTTCCTCTTCTGTTTGCTGTAGCAGTCCTCTCATCGAAACGTACTTTCTTTGCAGCTTTCTTTGCCTCATCTGCATTGTACCCTGTTTCAGCAACCAATCCATCTATCACCCTCATTGCTCCGTCGTCGCTAACAACCAAAAAATCAGAACACATATTAAATATTTGTGTTATAGATAAAAAAATTCATTAGCCACAGCGACAGATACCCTAACAATTTAAAAATGGAAGAATCGATAATCCCAATTGTCGTACTCTGTTTGTGTGAATCCTTGAAATTCATCAACCTAAACCCTAATCGCTCTTAGTTCGTTTTTATTAAACCTATATACATATATTCATATTCTCTACATATTCTTTCAAAGGAAAAACACAACACATTGTCAATATTTTCATTACCCATAAATACCTAATAGCCATAAGAGCGCCAATCAAAGTTAAAGTTTAGAAAGctgatatagaaaaatatttacttCAAGAAAAATACTCGCCTTTATCGAATACATGCATCTCTACCCTTCTAAAAACAACACTTCGACTaagaattttgaaagtttaacaaaccgATATGTAATCATAAGCAAACGGGGAAAGAAAGTACCTGATTTCCATGTCGTCGTCGGATATCCATCCGTTGCAGGGTTTTCTACCTCCGGTCATCTTCTTTGGCATGCAGCAAAACTCAAGTGATTGTGCTGTTCAACCCACTCGTGCGTTTTGTTTGACAAATGTGCTTTTCGTTTCAAGAAAGCATAACTCAAAGTGTAGTCGTTTTACTTCCCCGTACTGATTGGAGGTTACACCTGTTAATTACCACTTGGGCCAAACCTAATTGTTGGGTtcctacaataataataataataataataataataataataataataataataataataataataataataataataataagagaaaaagggtgatgcactgacagtgtaaaaaaggtttacactgtcaaccaatcacgaccatgtatCATACCAAGTCatactgttatttttaaattaatgagatgacataataataataataataatcataataaacattaataaaactattatatataaaaaaataagtgagagaaaatattagagagatagTGATAGGATCATGAAATTATTAAAGTTAGTAGAATAATTTATCTTAGTTGGGCTTTTGTTATTAGTTGGGCTTTTTACTCATTAGACCTTTATTCTACTATCCATTAGTAATGTTATATATGTACTCTCACTA encodes:
- the LOC131626899 gene encoding uncharacterized protein LOC131626899 produces the protein MIKQKMIKNIGEGKVSESNNGDTVIDIPPDLLITEFEDPIVAIVNSTYPEFTSNSCFYIGGDVRDYFSANSIDKSEFHDVTLVDILTPEFLSSLQTSGLPNHHIKLKVGTPIMVMRNINQYEGLCNGTRLIITKLGGVI